A window from Opitutia bacterium ISCC 52 encodes these proteins:
- a CDS encoding DUF1553 domain-containing protein, with protein MFAPAKKSSAFIFSSLWVLVGLALPLAASPEQEQFEKKIRPLLLGKCIECHGQDQQAGGLRLDSKEGWLTGGATGPAVQASDAEGSLLLQVLSDDSHKAIALSKNEIHELKLWIQAGAFDPRVNTNNWQNLPNADRAKGHWSFKAVQKSTPATLTESDWARSTIDQFIVAAQKEAGLNPVADASKEQLVRRIYFALIGLPPTPEQIDAFVNDSRPDVFERVVDELLASPHFGERWGRHWLDVARFAESSGGGRTLLFKDAWRFRDYVIKAFNDDMPFDQLIREQLAGDLLPYEDPKQRSRQLTATAFLALGPTNYEQQDKQLLRYDVIDEQIDTIGKAFMGMTLGCARCHDHKFDPVPTSDYYALAGIFKSTRTLFNYTDNVARWVATPLPLEGQAAKEMAEAEMLSKQLTPKLTFKKNEQKLCNQHTVNVPSPGLPKSSRSFPGIILDERSAEVEGDWLFSQFFQNYIGEGYYHDGDSSKGEASLTFRPKIPIPGLYDIRIAYSPAATRSSKTPITIRHAGGETEVLMDQRDPLTEYGRFRSIGQFELEPGDHNFLRITNKDTDGYVVVDAVQWFLIDDTDPESPESKQYYADLKNEIVALEKELKPISAKLKSRPLAMTVKEDPEPTDSAIRIRGIQSRKGEVVPRGFLQVATLGEAPSIPDTTSGRLELAEWMVSPDNPLTSRVIANRIWTWLFGAGLVRSVDNFGTTGESPSHPELLDYLAARVHDNDWSIKAMVREIVLSRTWQLSTLPDEEAVKLDPDNRLLLYYPRRRLDAEQLRDAILAVNGNLDLTMFGPNIDGAGEINANNTAAQNVEYNYVFKDTRRSVYTPAFRVKRHELFELFDFGNINFSLGQRNVSTVALQALYLLNNPFVLEQSRDAAKNLLKQEKDPEGRLNTAFLQTLGRTPSAQERTLISGYLQDGLSSESVEEWSSVFQTLFGTIDFRYLQ; from the coding sequence ATGTTTGCCCCTGCGAAGAAATCGTCTGCCTTTATTTTTTCGAGCCTCTGGGTGCTTGTAGGCTTGGCCTTGCCCCTTGCTGCGTCACCCGAGCAGGAACAGTTTGAGAAAAAAATCCGTCCTCTTTTGCTGGGAAAATGTATCGAATGCCATGGTCAGGATCAGCAAGCTGGCGGATTGCGTTTGGATAGCAAGGAGGGGTGGCTAACCGGTGGCGCAACAGGTCCAGCTGTTCAAGCATCTGACGCAGAAGGAAGTTTGTTGCTTCAGGTGTTATCCGATGACTCACATAAAGCCATTGCTCTTTCCAAAAATGAGATCCACGAGCTTAAGCTTTGGATACAAGCGGGTGCATTTGATCCTAGGGTAAATACGAATAACTGGCAGAACCTTCCCAACGCTGACCGGGCAAAAGGTCATTGGTCGTTTAAAGCTGTTCAAAAATCCACTCCGGCAACCTTAACAGAGAGTGATTGGGCCAGGTCGACTATCGATCAGTTCATAGTAGCAGCTCAAAAAGAGGCCGGCCTAAACCCGGTGGCCGATGCGAGCAAGGAACAGTTAGTACGACGCATCTATTTTGCCCTCATCGGACTGCCTCCAACCCCCGAGCAGATTGATGCATTCGTCAATGATTCTAGGCCCGATGTATTTGAGCGCGTCGTCGATGAACTCCTGGCTTCTCCTCATTTTGGTGAACGCTGGGGACGTCATTGGTTGGACGTCGCTCGTTTTGCGGAGTCGAGTGGGGGAGGCAGGACTTTATTGTTCAAGGATGCCTGGCGTTTTCGTGATTATGTGATCAAAGCCTTTAATGACGACATGCCTTTTGATCAGCTCATAAGGGAACAATTAGCTGGAGATTTGCTTCCTTACGAGGATCCAAAACAGCGAAGCCGCCAATTGACTGCGACCGCCTTTCTCGCTTTGGGCCCGACCAACTACGAGCAACAAGATAAGCAGCTTCTTCGATACGATGTCATCGACGAGCAGATCGATACCATTGGGAAGGCGTTTATGGGAATGACGCTGGGTTGCGCTCGTTGTCATGACCATAAATTCGATCCTGTACCGACCTCTGATTACTACGCCTTGGCCGGTATTTTTAAAAGTACACGTACTTTGTTCAATTATACGGACAATGTAGCGCGTTGGGTCGCTACGCCACTGCCTTTGGAGGGACAGGCAGCTAAGGAAATGGCTGAAGCGGAAATGCTATCGAAACAGCTTACGCCTAAGCTTACTTTTAAAAAGAATGAGCAGAAGCTATGTAATCAACATACGGTGAATGTTCCATCTCCAGGTCTTCCAAAGTCCAGCCGATCCTTTCCAGGAATCATTTTGGATGAGCGTTCAGCCGAGGTCGAAGGCGATTGGTTGTTCTCGCAGTTCTTTCAAAACTACATCGGTGAAGGCTACTACCACGATGGGGATTCCAGTAAAGGTGAAGCTTCGCTGACATTTAGGCCTAAGATTCCAATCCCTGGTCTTTATGATATTCGTATCGCCTATTCACCGGCTGCAACGAGGTCGAGTAAAACCCCGATTACCATCCGACATGCAGGTGGTGAGACCGAGGTACTGATGGATCAACGGGACCCTTTAACGGAGTATGGGCGATTTCGCTCCATCGGGCAGTTTGAATTGGAGCCTGGTGACCACAATTTCCTGCGTATCACCAATAAGGATACCGATGGTTACGTGGTGGTGGATGCTGTGCAATGGTTCTTGATCGATGACACTGATCCTGAAAGTCCAGAGAGCAAGCAATACTATGCTGATTTAAAGAATGAAATCGTGGCCTTGGAGAAAGAGCTTAAGCCCATTAGCGCGAAACTGAAGTCTAGGCCTTTGGCCATGACTGTGAAGGAAGATCCTGAGCCAACAGATTCAGCGATTCGCATTCGTGGTATTCAAAGCCGCAAGGGTGAGGTCGTTCCACGTGGATTTTTACAAGTGGCTACCCTCGGAGAAGCACCTTCGATACCCGACACTACTAGCGGTCGCTTGGAATTAGCAGAGTGGATGGTAAGCCCCGACAACCCCCTTACTTCGCGGGTCATTGCCAATCGGATATGGACGTGGCTTTTTGGCGCGGGTCTTGTGCGAAGCGTAGACAACTTTGGCACGACCGGCGAATCGCCCTCACACCCGGAATTGCTCGATTACTTGGCTGCACGCGTTCATGACAATGATTGGTCCATTAAGGCGATGGTGCGAGAGATTGTTCTCTCAAGAACTTGGCAGCTTTCGACGTTACCCGATGAAGAGGCCGTTAAATTAGACCCCGATAATCGTCTCCTTTTGTATTATCCACGAAGACGTCTCGATGCGGAGCAATTGCGTGATGCCATTCTCGCAGTGAATGGAAACCTAGATCTCACCATGTTTGGCCCCAACATCGATGGAGCGGGTGAAATTAATGCCAACAATACTGCCGCTCAGAACGTAGAGTACAACTACGTATTCAAAGATACCCGACGGAGTGTGTATACACCGGCATTTCGGGTAAAAAGACACGAGCTGTTTGAGCTCTTTGATTTTGGAAATATCAATTTTTCTCTCGGTCAAAGAAACGTGAGCACCGTCGCGCTTCAGGCACTTTATCTATTGAATAATCCATTTGTTCTAGAACAATCAAGGGACGCGGCCAAGAACCTGCTTAAACAGGAGAAAGATCCTGAAGGCCGCTTAAACACAGCATTTCTTCAAACGCTTGGCCGAACACCTTCTGCTCAAGAACGGACTTTGATTAGTGGATACCTTCAGGATGGACTTTCCAGTGAATCTGTTGAAGAATGGTCTTCTGTATTTCAAACTCTATTTGGAACGATTGATTTTAGATACCTCCAATGA
- a CDS encoding 6-bladed beta-propeller: MRSFGKGLVGGHGLEFFEKAGEEYLIHVDCGWHFEAEGWNATPNNGRVTIMKTDGTIMKALPTPFEMGIGEPGARQFMPCDVAVTPQGTILIADGYATDFVFEMTMEGELVRRWGGRKEGDPGHLTNAHGISIDMSNPGQPLVWVPSRNENKLKAFTLEGEYVETLNLPGAHAGQLFFKDDKVYTAVCWSKENGTGERQKESGFLIIMDRKTKKVLSAPGGNKPVYKNGQLQPLYQTLPTFYHGHDLYVDSESAIYLGEWNAYRRYPTKLTPVE, encoded by the coding sequence GTGCGCTCATTCGGGAAGGGCCTGGTTGGCGGTCACGGTCTGGAGTTTTTTGAAAAGGCCGGTGAGGAGTATTTAATCCACGTCGATTGTGGCTGGCACTTCGAAGCTGAAGGCTGGAATGCCACACCGAACAATGGGCGGGTGACGATCATGAAAACGGATGGCACCATTATGAAGGCATTGCCTACGCCTTTTGAGATGGGAATCGGTGAACCTGGTGCTAGGCAGTTCATGCCCTGTGATGTTGCGGTGACACCTCAAGGCACGATTCTGATCGCTGATGGCTATGCTACCGATTTCGTGTTTGAAATGACCATGGAAGGTGAACTCGTGCGTCGTTGGGGCGGCCGAAAAGAAGGGGATCCAGGACATCTGACCAATGCGCATGGGATTTCCATTGATATGTCGAATCCCGGACAGCCGCTTGTGTGGGTGCCTTCGCGCAATGAAAACAAGCTTAAGGCTTTCACCCTGGAAGGCGAGTACGTCGAAACCTTGAATCTTCCCGGTGCCCACGCTGGACAACTATTTTTCAAGGACGACAAAGTTTACACTGCTGTATGCTGGTCAAAGGAAAACGGTACTGGTGAGCGACAGAAGGAGTCGGGATTCCTGATCATCATGGATCGCAAAACAAAGAAAGTCCTCAGCGCTCCTGGCGGAAACAAACCTGTTTATAAAAACGGACAACTCCAACCGCTCTACCAAACCCTTCCTACTTTTTATCACGGGCATGATCTCTATGTGGACAGTGAAAGCGCCATCTACCTCGGTGAATGGAATGCTTATCGTCGCTATCCGACGAAACTGACGCCGGTGGAGTAG
- a CDS encoding DUF362 domain-containing protein, which produces MSQYPDIFRVRQTFERPLVEDIAAEVDAQLSSLTLGKKIQPGETVAITAGSRGIANIHLVIKGIVDHVKSLGGSPFIVPAMGSHGGGTPEGQRGIIEGYGITEDFCGCPIKASMETIIVCEAAEGFPVHFDKHASEADHVIVCGRVKPHTNFFGDIQSGLMKMMLIGLGKHNGAKIYHRAIKDFEFGQIVRSVGREVLAKCSVVAGLAIVENAYDETGKLQAVAPEDFEEEEKELLALARSWLPRLPFDQIDLLLIDQIGKNISGTGFDTNVVGRKDGYHKSGPKEIPQTRLIGMRGLTEETHGNGCGVGNVEFSLTRAIDQIDLKITRINCLTGGEAAGAAIPIHYPTDSEVLDNALPLIGLTDPENAKLMWIQDTLHVSELECSVAYLDEARERNNLEIIVEPRPLPLDEHGMLPEVKSLG; this is translated from the coding sequence ATGTCTCAATACCCAGATATTTTTCGTGTCCGCCAAACCTTTGAACGCCCTCTTGTTGAGGATATTGCTGCTGAAGTAGATGCTCAGCTATCGAGCCTCACTTTAGGTAAAAAAATTCAACCTGGCGAAACGGTAGCGATCACCGCGGGTAGCCGCGGCATCGCCAACATCCATTTGGTGATCAAGGGCATTGTGGATCATGTGAAAAGCTTGGGCGGCAGCCCATTCATTGTTCCGGCTATGGGAAGTCATGGGGGTGGAACGCCAGAAGGACAGCGCGGTATCATTGAGGGCTACGGTATTACCGAAGATTTTTGTGGCTGCCCCATCAAGGCTAGCATGGAGACGATCATTGTTTGCGAAGCTGCTGAAGGGTTTCCGGTTCACTTTGATAAACATGCCTCTGAGGCGGATCACGTAATTGTATGTGGTCGGGTGAAGCCTCATACCAATTTCTTTGGTGATATCCAAAGCGGGCTCATGAAAATGATGCTTATCGGTCTTGGTAAGCACAACGGTGCCAAGATCTATCATCGTGCGATTAAGGACTTTGAATTCGGTCAGATTGTACGAAGCGTAGGGCGCGAAGTGCTCGCTAAATGCAGTGTAGTGGCTGGACTGGCCATTGTTGAAAACGCCTATGATGAAACGGGTAAGCTGCAAGCGGTCGCCCCGGAAGATTTTGAAGAAGAGGAGAAAGAACTATTGGCATTGGCAAGAAGTTGGCTGCCTCGTCTTCCTTTCGACCAGATCGATTTACTGTTGATCGACCAAATCGGGAAAAACATCAGTGGAACCGGTTTTGATACCAATGTAGTGGGTAGAAAAGACGGCTATCATAAATCAGGTCCAAAAGAGATTCCACAAACCCGTTTGATTGGCATGCGTGGTTTAACTGAAGAAACTCATGGGAATGGATGTGGAGTCGGTAATGTTGAGTTTTCGCTCACAAGAGCGATTGATCAGATAGACCTGAAGATTACGCGCATCAATTGTTTGACGGGCGGAGAAGCCGCTGGAGCAGCGATTCCCATCCATTATCCGACAGACAGCGAAGTACTCGATAACGCTCTACCTCTCATCGGATTGACCGATCCTGAAAATGCCAAGCTGATGTGGATTCAGGATACGCTTCATGTATCGGAGCTGGAATGTTCGGTCGCCTATCTGGATGAAGCTCGGGAGAGAAATAATTTGGAAATTATAGTGGAGCCACGACCGTTGCCATTGGACGAGCATGGAATGCTTCCAGAAGTAAAATCCCTTGGTTAG
- a CDS encoding DUF4976 domain-containing protein: MVRAPWSFIQFSIGTTQSSWLAAITDRYKLVIGINEMPWLIDLEKDPNELTNYYSEASYKSVVSKLTVELKEWLTLTNDPGLEDPDLVRWLE, translated from the coding sequence TTGGTTAGAGCCCCATGGTCCTTTATTCAGTTTAGTATTGGAACTACTCAATCTAGTTGGTTGGCGGCTATCACAGATCGCTATAAACTGGTAATCGGTATAAACGAAATGCCCTGGCTGATTGACCTAGAAAAGGATCCGAATGAGCTGACGAACTATTACTCGGAAGCGAGCTATAAATCGGTTGTGAGTAAACTTACGGTTGAGTTGAAGGAATGGCTCACCCTGACAAACGATCCTGGATTAGAGGATCCTGATCTTGTGCGTTGGTTGGAGTAA
- a CDS encoding DUF3604 domain-containing protein: MTATRLLLFAFLSAIFLDDSLSAQMANQDYLTPELRQQVEQLKQSIQQNPTTPRTYTPRARILWDWSNAYALSGGFLPVNLTTAVRPVLPTVPSRRNATAIDYYVKELTLVDEEPDALGEVVADLGPFEARTYVTFKQEFHVGSKPIEKGGGILVARHFMPGYGPYQVDDPSGDNYISISSSNPDVSFQNAGFPMSGMHGAFRGTAPALIFRVEKGTLNPGDVVTVTYGDRSGGGRGLLMGSASTDFLPVPLYVDFDGSDHCYALPIQPIAVSGSEIAGVHVFAPSVVRPGETFDISVRAQDLFYNRAKGPIPGFKVYANGKLWQTVSASDQAITVIANQAFEKAGVYHVTAVSEDGSIEGAGNPILVSETATKIAWGDTHGHSGFAEGIGTPDRFMEWAKEDARLEFVTHSEHDIWMDDFEWNELVANVKDYSEPGRFVAYLGYEWTTQNRFGGHHNVLFRTPDNNFRIPNQIYPTLSSLYQGLRENFSMKDVLVIPHAHQAGDYRQSDPELQTLVEIMSKHGTFEWFGRMYLNHGHEVGFIAASDDHLSQPGYTAPSGNYHSQRGGLAAVLTNDQSRDGIFDAMKSLQAYATSGDKIILDVSINNQGMGQRIPFQKNRKIEGKVIGTVPISSITVVKNDEEIWHKDYLTVKSGNFVDEEEFYITFSSESFPMHPQDNPRGTRGWNGRLEIEGADILSFEGSDFLHPEVSNLERDPDKMNALLFATGTRGDTSSIKLKLANIQRGAQVKLSFNPAREQGSPTRFRPAARIGRASVTLSFDDLKKGQARKAIPLDVYRDRVTFRRVINTGEKVVEFALADESQMQGDYYYVRVVQANDAMAWSSPIWVGGVATR; this comes from the coding sequence GTGACAGCGACACGGTTACTTCTCTTTGCCTTTTTATCTGCGATTTTCTTGGACGATTCGTTATCGGCTCAGATGGCCAACCAGGATTACTTAACTCCTGAGTTGCGACAACAGGTTGAGCAGTTGAAGCAATCTATTCAGCAAAATCCAACCACTCCACGAACCTACACACCGCGAGCCAGAATTTTATGGGACTGGTCCAATGCTTATGCGCTTTCAGGGGGATTTCTGCCAGTGAATCTCACGACCGCCGTTCGGCCGGTGCTTCCTACAGTTCCATCAAGAAGGAATGCAACGGCAATAGACTACTACGTGAAGGAACTTACTTTAGTAGATGAGGAGCCCGATGCGCTTGGAGAAGTGGTGGCTGATCTAGGCCCCTTCGAAGCCAGGACTTATGTAACGTTTAAACAGGAATTTCATGTCGGATCAAAGCCGATTGAGAAAGGTGGAGGGATTCTGGTCGCCAGGCACTTCATGCCAGGATACGGTCCTTACCAAGTGGATGATCCTTCTGGTGATAACTATATCTCGATAAGCAGTTCGAATCCGGACGTATCCTTTCAGAATGCTGGTTTCCCGATGAGCGGAATGCATGGAGCCTTTCGCGGTACGGCCCCGGCGCTTATTTTTAGAGTGGAAAAAGGAACTCTGAATCCAGGGGATGTGGTTACGGTTACCTATGGTGATCGATCAGGAGGAGGTCGTGGCTTACTGATGGGGAGCGCTTCAACGGATTTCTTACCGGTTCCTTTGTATGTCGATTTCGATGGCAGTGATCATTGTTACGCTTTGCCGATTCAACCTATTGCTGTGAGTGGATCGGAGATCGCAGGCGTTCATGTGTTTGCTCCTTCTGTGGTTCGACCGGGTGAAACCTTTGATATTTCGGTTAGGGCTCAGGATTTATTCTACAACCGTGCCAAGGGACCCATTCCAGGATTTAAGGTCTACGCTAACGGCAAGTTATGGCAAACGGTCAGTGCTTCGGACCAGGCGATCACGGTGATTGCGAATCAGGCATTCGAAAAGGCCGGTGTCTATCATGTCACTGCAGTTTCGGAGGATGGATCTATTGAAGGGGCCGGGAATCCGATACTCGTTTCCGAGACAGCCACCAAAATTGCTTGGGGAGACACCCATGGTCATTCCGGGTTTGCTGAAGGGATAGGTACGCCGGATCGATTTATGGAATGGGCCAAGGAGGATGCTCGGCTGGAGTTTGTAACCCATTCGGAGCACGATATCTGGATGGATGATTTTGAGTGGAACGAGCTGGTAGCCAACGTAAAGGACTATTCGGAGCCAGGACGGTTCGTGGCTTACCTCGGCTATGAGTGGACGACTCAAAATCGATTCGGTGGTCATCACAATGTGCTGTTTAGAACGCCCGACAATAATTTCCGGATCCCCAACCAGATCTATCCAACGCTTTCCAGTCTATACCAAGGGCTGCGCGAGAACTTCTCGATGAAAGACGTATTGGTAATTCCTCATGCACACCAGGCAGGAGATTATCGTCAGAGTGATCCTGAGTTGCAGACCTTGGTTGAAATAATGTCCAAGCACGGCACCTTTGAATGGTTTGGTCGTATGTATTTGAATCATGGGCACGAAGTCGGGTTTATTGCGGCGAGCGATGATCACCTGAGTCAACCAGGTTATACCGCTCCGTCAGGTAACTATCATTCTCAGCGAGGTGGTTTGGCCGCAGTCTTAACGAATGATCAATCACGCGATGGTATTTTTGATGCTATGAAGTCATTGCAGGCGTATGCGACCAGTGGTGATAAAATTATTCTCGATGTCTCAATAAATAATCAGGGCATGGGACAGCGGATTCCCTTTCAGAAAAATAGAAAGATCGAAGGCAAGGTCATCGGAACGGTACCCATCAGCTCGATTACGGTTGTCAAAAACGACGAAGAAATTTGGCACAAAGATTACCTAACGGTTAAGTCGGGCAACTTTGTGGATGAGGAAGAATTCTACATTACCTTTTCCAGCGAATCCTTTCCTATGCACCCGCAAGATAATCCGCGAGGAACACGTGGATGGAATGGCCGTTTGGAAATAGAAGGGGCAGATATTCTTTCCTTTGAAGGAAGCGATTTCCTTCATCCGGAGGTGAGTAATCTGGAGCGGGATCCTGACAAAATGAATGCGCTATTATTCGCCACGGGAACGCGGGGTGATACCAGTTCTATAAAATTGAAGCTAGCGAACATCCAACGCGGTGCGCAGGTGAAGCTGAGTTTCAATCCTGCTAGAGAGCAGGGGAGTCCAACTCGATTTCGACCCGCCGCCAGAATTGGTAGAGCCTCGGTTACTTTGTCTTTCGATGACCTGAAAAAAGGCCAAGCCCGCAAAGCGATTCCTTTGGATGTCTATCGGGATCGAGTAACCTTTCGACGGGTCATTAACACAGGTGAAAAGGTCGTTGAATTTGCTCTGGCCGACGAAAGCCAAATGCAAGGTGATTATTACTACGTCCGTGTCGTTCAGGCCAACGATGCCATGGCTTGGTCGAGTCCCATCTGGGTGGGGGGAGTGGCGACTCGGTGA
- a CDS encoding alkaline phosphatase D family protein codes for MSSNKLLFILLPLICWGSTFVCAEGPYFANGAKVGEVNQNSAIVWVRLTQSPEADFERLPIFTLGLVEGAKDEGSMSSDVVPGMPGETRVTYWPKDGRLKRSTDWESVSSLSDYIFQFRLKGLKPGTEYAYHVESRKPLANQVSNTISGHFKTAPQADAASAIRFIVTTCQAIRSIDSGREGHLTYEQMLEFDPDFLVHTGDIVYYDKAPLAKSIPQARAKWNLMFAYGNNQRFHQNVTSYFMKDDHDTLKNDCWPGQMYGDLTFEQGLELFREQVPMGDKTYRTYRWGKDVQIWMTENRDYRSSNRMEDGPEKTILGAKQKAWLKRTIEASDATYKFVISPGPLVGPDKAGKKDNHGNDVFFTEGQELRDFLSVQKNTFVICGDRHWQYMSKDPKTGLMELGSGAINDQHNYGGNPGKVPEYHQYFSGKGGFLGITVEGGQAKAQWFTADYSAEKPKVLFTQPL; via the coding sequence ATGAGCTCTAACAAATTACTATTCATTCTGTTACCTTTGATCTGCTGGGGGTCGACTTTTGTGTGCGCTGAAGGCCCGTATTTCGCCAATGGAGCCAAGGTGGGAGAAGTGAATCAGAACTCAGCCATCGTTTGGGTTCGGCTTACCCAATCTCCGGAGGCCGATTTCGAACGGCTTCCTATCTTTACCCTGGGTTTGGTGGAGGGTGCTAAAGACGAAGGTTCAATGTCATCTGACGTGGTGCCTGGAATGCCTGGTGAGACACGCGTTACTTACTGGCCAAAAGATGGAAGGCTGAAACGTTCGACTGATTGGGAGTCGGTATCTTCTTTGAGTGACTATATTTTTCAATTTCGCTTAAAGGGACTCAAGCCGGGTACGGAGTATGCCTACCATGTTGAATCGCGAAAGCCACTGGCTAATCAAGTTTCCAATACGATCTCTGGTCATTTTAAAACGGCACCCCAAGCGGATGCCGCATCTGCTATTCGGTTTATAGTGACGACCTGTCAGGCGATCCGCAGTATCGATTCGGGACGTGAAGGGCATCTGACTTATGAGCAGATGCTGGAATTCGATCCGGACTTCCTGGTTCATACCGGAGACATCGTTTATTACGACAAAGCACCTTTGGCCAAATCAATTCCACAGGCCCGTGCGAAATGGAACCTGATGTTCGCCTACGGTAATAACCAACGTTTTCACCAGAACGTGACCTCCTACTTCATGAAAGACGATCATGATACGCTAAAGAATGATTGTTGGCCGGGGCAGATGTATGGCGATCTCACATTCGAGCAGGGATTGGAGCTGTTTCGGGAACAAGTCCCCATGGGTGATAAAACCTATCGTACCTATCGCTGGGGCAAGGACGTCCAGATCTGGATGACTGAGAATCGCGACTATCGCTCTTCCAATCGTATGGAGGATGGTCCAGAGAAAACGATTTTAGGAGCTAAACAAAAAGCCTGGTTGAAGCGGACAATCGAAGCCTCGGATGCTACTTATAAATTTGTCATTTCACCTGGTCCTTTAGTTGGGCCGGACAAAGCCGGCAAAAAAGACAACCACGGCAACGATGTATTTTTCACTGAAGGACAGGAACTACGTGATTTTCTCAGCGTTCAAAAGAACACCTTTGTGATTTGTGGTGATCGGCACTGGCAGTATATGTCTAAAGATCCTAAGACGGGGCTTATGGAACTCGGCTCCGGAGCAATAAATGACCAGCATAACTACGGCGGCAATCCAGGGAAAGTTCCTGAGTATCACCAGTATTTTAGCGGGAAAGGTGGATTTCTTGGAATCACGGTCGAAGGCGGGCAGGCCAAGGCGCAATGGTTTACGGCTGATTACAGTGCCGAAAAGCCCAAAGTTCTGTTTACGCAACCGCTTTGA
- a CDS encoding DUF1501 domain-containing protein, which produces MNNCPQPMSRRNALKNLACGFGYMAAAGIAQQAAAASVPNPLAAKIPHLVPKAKRVIFLFMAGGVSQVDSYDYKPRLAKDHGRMLDFTDQRILAKTGMGSNQRVMQSLWDFKQRGQNGAWVSDLFPEMAKHTDDSCIIRSMHTEGVAHGPATLFMHTGSLNFIRPSVGAWVNYGLGTENEDLPGFVSLSPAMGNGGPRNYGNAFLPAVYQGTALGRAGMKASDLGINNLQNASMSPDQQRKQFDLLQAMNHEQCQNQPVNTELEAVINSYELAWRMQANAPEVLDLSKESEATKKLYGIDEKHTDNYGRQCLMARRMAESGVRFIQVNYADNSNNPAWDQHNDMPEHKEHAMAVDKPISGLLTDLKQRGLLEDTLVWWGGEFGRTPYAQKNGDGRDHNPTGFTIWLAGGGVRPGMVYGSTDEFGQYAVENPVHMHDLHATILHLLGMDHERLTYRHEGRDFRLTDVFGNVVHDIIA; this is translated from the coding sequence ATGAATAACTGTCCGCAACCCATGTCACGCCGCAATGCCTTGAAAAATTTGGCATGCGGTTTTGGCTACATGGCAGCCGCGGGAATCGCTCAACAAGCTGCTGCTGCTTCGGTTCCGAATCCGCTAGCGGCAAAGATTCCTCATCTGGTTCCAAAAGCCAAGCGAGTCATTTTCTTGTTCATGGCAGGTGGGGTCAGTCAGGTTGATAGTTACGATTACAAGCCACGATTAGCCAAAGATCATGGCCGCATGCTCGACTTCACTGACCAGCGAATTCTGGCCAAGACAGGCATGGGTTCCAATCAGCGGGTGATGCAATCTCTTTGGGACTTCAAGCAACGTGGTCAAAATGGTGCTTGGGTATCTGATCTGTTTCCTGAGATGGCGAAGCACACGGATGATAGCTGTATCATTCGTTCCATGCATACCGAAGGGGTGGCTCACGGTCCAGCGACGCTCTTTATGCATACGGGCTCCCTGAATTTTATTCGTCCGTCTGTCGGGGCCTGGGTCAATTACGGTCTGGGAACTGAAAACGAAGACCTTCCAGGGTTTGTCAGCTTAAGTCCGGCTATGGGAAATGGTGGACCTCGCAATTACGGCAACGCCTTTCTCCCAGCTGTTTATCAAGGCACCGCACTGGGACGTGCAGGGATGAAAGCAAGCGATCTCGGTATCAATAATTTGCAGAATGCCTCGATGAGTCCTGATCAGCAGCGCAAGCAGTTTGACCTTCTGCAGGCCATGAACCACGAGCAGTGTCAGAACCAACCAGTCAACACGGAGCTTGAAGCCGTTATCAATTCTTACGAGCTAGCTTGGCGAATGCAGGCGAATGCACCGGAGGTGCTTGATCTTTCCAAAGAGTCTGAGGCAACCAAGAAACTTTATGGTATCGATGAGAAGCATACCGACAACTACGGTCGTCAATGCCTCATGGCTCGTCGTATGGCCGAATCAGGCGTACGTTTCATCCAAGTTAACTACGCAGACAACTCCAATAACCCAGCTTGGGATCAGCACAATGACATGCCTGAGCACAAGGAGCATGCCATGGCGGTGGATAAGCCCATTTCGGGGCTCCTAACTGATTTGAAGCAGCGAGGTCTCCTTGAAGATACACTCGTCTGGTGGGGGGGAGAATTTGGACGTACCCCTTACGCCCAAAAGAATGGCGATGGACGCGACCACAATCCAACTGGCTTTACAATTTGGCTGGCTGGAGGTGGCGTTCGACCTGGTATGGTTTACGGTTCCACCGACGAGTTTGGTCAATACGCCGTGGAGAATCCCGTTCACATGCACGATTTACACGCCACCATTCTACATTTGCTAGGTATGGATCACGAGCGACTGACCTACCGCCACGAAGGTCGAGACTTCCGTCTTACCGATGTATTTGGTAATGTGGTACATGATATAATTGCGTGA